The Macaca fascicularis isolate 582-1 chromosome 5, T2T-MFA8v1.1 genome segment TAAAatctttcaacaaacattttactcatttttcctcACATAACTCAAGataatttcttaacaaaataagtgaaatattttcttcctctctttctactCATTTATCATTGcctaaaagagagaaatgaattcATTATGAATGGCAATTATAGCTGAATCAAGGACTCAAagattctttttccttctttccaggaTGAACGCCAGGATAAAATCGACCCCTCTTTCCAGCCACAGCCTCTGATCTATCCATTCGTTGAGCCTATCCCCTATGGTTTTCTTCCACAAAACATTCTGCCTCTTGCTCAGCCTGCTGTGGTGCTGCCTGTCCCTCAGCCTGAAATAATGGAAGTCCCTAAAGCTAAAGACACTATTTACACTAAAGGCAGAGTGATGCCCATCCATAAATCTCCAATGATGCCCTTTTTTGAGCCTCAAATCCCAAAACTCCCTGATCTTGAAAATCTGCATCTTCCTCTGCCTCTGCTCCAGCCCTTGATGCACCAGGTCCCTCAGCCTATTCCTCAGACTCTTGCGCTTCCCCCTCAGCCCCTGTGGTCTGTTCCTCAGCCCAAAGTCCTGCCTATCCCCCAGCAAGTGGTGCCCTACCCTCAGAGAGCTGTGCCTGTTCAAGCCCTTCTGCTCAGCCAAGAACTTCTACTTGATCCCACCCGCCAGATCTACCCTGTGACT includes the following:
- the CSN2 gene encoding beta-casein, with the translated sequence MKVIILACLVALALAREKEQSSASFETVENLSSSEESITQYKQTVEKVKHEDQQQREDERQDKIDPSFQPQPLIYPFVEPIPYGFLPQNILPLAQPAVVLPVPQPEIMEVPKAKDTIYTKGRVMPIHKSPMMPFFEPQIPKLPDLENLHLPLPLLQPLMHQVPQPIPQTLALPPQPLWSVPQPKVLPIPQQVVPYPQRAVPVQALLLSQELLLDPTRQIYPVTQPLAPVHNPIRV